The proteins below come from a single Sorghum bicolor cultivar BTx623 chromosome 4, Sorghum_bicolor_NCBIv3, whole genome shotgun sequence genomic window:
- the LOC8081657 gene encoding myosin-7 isoform X1 — MMQMLGLRGSSKDRGRGGDPSPSSSSAAAGGTGTPRSPFAAEAGGEGGGGRPLRLVYCDERGLFRMDPEAVAALQLVKGPVGVVSVCGRARQGKSFILNQLLGRSSGFQVASTHRPCTKGLWMWSAPIKRTALDGTEYSLLLLDSEGIDAYDQTGTYSIQIFSLAVLLSSMFIYNQGIRNISYCPLQMGGIDEAALDRLSLVTEMTKHIRVRANGGRSTASELGQFSPIFIWLLRDFYLDLVENGRKITPRDYLEIALRPLEGRGKDISSKNEIRESIRALFPDRECFTLVRPLNSENELQRLDQIPLEKLRHEFQAGLDELTRFIFERTRPKQVAGTIMTGPVLAGVAQSFLDAINNGAVPTISSSWQSVEEAECRRAYDCAAEVYMSSFSHSKLAEEDALRDAHEAALRKALDAYNTTAVGTGTSRTHYEKVLNNFCRKAFQDYKKNAFLEADKQCSNAIHYMEKKIRAACTAPSVKVSAVIQVLEIALAEYEASCTGPAKWRMLASFLRQCLEGPILDLCLKLINETESERTSFTLRCRSNEDQLELLKKQLEANEAHKSEYLKRYEASISEKQRATADLSGNLANLRTKCSTLEERCVSISKELDHVRHECTDWRVKYEQSVSQHKAEQDRFVAQLASLKSRHSSAEGKLGAAQEQAASAQDEAAEWKKRYEMATLQAKTALERLASVQEQINKIAQERESAIREEFASHLEEKEEEIRKLVAKIREEESEESVLTERLLVAESKTHGHNKETAGLKDEIKELTSKLEFLRDRAVSYEKQARMLEQEKNHLQEKFLSECKKYDEAEQRYKSAERDVKKATELADAARTEAIASQKGKDEAQRLSMEKVAVIERVQRQVDRLEQEKVNLLGEVQRMRNSESDAWSKVTLLESRVAEREKEMDDLLSCSNEQRSSTLHVLESLLATERAARAEANKRAEALSIQLQSAQGKLDILHQELTSIRLVETALDSKLRTITYGKRFRDNEVRLDSIQDMDIDPPERSTKRTKSNTTPLKPVQTEDGGSVHMREDSVTVSTDVKDGNPDGYKKFTIAKLKEELTKHGFAAQLLELKNPNKKDILALYMKHVLCE; from the exons ATGATGCAGATGCTAGGCCTCCGCGGCTCGTCTAAGGACCGTGGCCGCGGGGGCGACCCGTCCCCGTCCTCGTCCTCCGCTGCGGCGGGGGGCACAGGGACCCCGCGCTCGCCTTTCGCGGCGGAGGCGGGCGGCGAGGGCGGGGGCGGCCGGCCGCTGCGGCTGGTGTACTGCGACGAGCGCGGCCTGTTCCGGATGGACCCAGAGGCCGTGGCCGCTCTGCAGCTCGTCAAGGGACCCGTCGGGGTCGTCTCCGTCTGTGGCCGCGCGCGCCAGGGGAAGAGCTTCATCCTTAACCAG CTTCTAGGAAGAAGTAGCGGGTTTCAAGTGGCAAGTACTCATCGTCCCTGCACCAAGGGCCTTTGGATGTGGAGTGCCCCAATAAAGAGAACTGCCCTTGACGGAACTGAATATAGTCTTTTGCTACTTGACAGCGAGGGCATTGATGCCTATGATCAGACG GGCACTTATAGCATTCAGATATTCTCATTGGCAGTCCTACTATCAAGCATGTTCATATATAATCAG GGAATAAGAAATATTTCTTATTGTCCCTTACAGATGGGTGGTATAGATGAGGCAGCCCTTGATCGCCTTTCACTTGTTACTGAAATGACCAAGCATATCCGTGTGAGGGCAAATGGTGGGAGGTCTACTGCATCTGAACTTGGGCAGTTTTCACCTATTTTTATCTGGCTACTGAGG GATTTCTATCTAGATTTAGTGGAGAATGGTAGAAAGATAACTCCACGAGATTACCTGGAAATTGCACTGAGGCCTCTTGAAGGCAGAGGAAAAGACATATCTTCAAAGAATGAG ATCCGTGAGTCCATACGTGCCCTTTTCCCCGATAGAGAATGTTTCACACTGGTGCGCCCATTGAACAGTGAAAATGAACTTCAACGTCTTGATCAAATCCCT CTTGAGAAATTGCGCCATGAATTTCAAGCTGGACTGGACGAATTAACAAGGTTTATTTTTGAGAGGACAAGGCCTAAGCAAGTTGCTGGTACAATCATGACAGGACCAGTACTAGCTGGTGTTGCACAGTCCTTCCTGGATGCAATAAACAATGGAGCTGTGCCTACCATTTCGTCCTCTTGGCAG AGTGTAGAAGAAGCAGAATGCCGGAGAGCATATGATTGTGCTGCTGAGGTTTACATGTCATCTTTCAGCCACAGCAAATTAGCTGAAGAA GATGCTTTAAGGGATGCACACGAAGCTGCTTTAAGAAAGGCACTTGATGCATACAATACTACTGCTGTTGGAACTGGTACTTCACGTACCCATTATGAGAAAGTTCTTAACAATTTCTGCAGAAAGGCATTCCAG GATTATAAAAAGAATGCTTTCTTAGAGGCTGACAAGCAGTGCTCAAATGCAATACACTACATGGAGAAGAAGATCCGAGCAGCATGCACTGCTCCCAGTGTCAAAGTTTCTGCTGTGATTCAG GTCCTGGAAATTGCACTTGCTGAATATGAAGCATCTTGTACTGGCCCAGCCAAATGGAGAATGCTTGCTTCCTTTCTAAGACAGTG TTTGGAAGGGCCTATATTGGACCTCTGCTTGAAGTTAATAAATGAAACAGAATCAGAGAGGACTTCCTTTACTTTAAGATGTCGGTCAAATGAAGACCAACTAGAACTTCTAAAGAAGCAACTTGAGGCCAATGAGGCACACAAATCTGAATATCTAAAGCGCTACGAAGCTTCTATAAGTGAAAAACAGAGAGCCACTGCTGATCTTAGTGGTAATCTTGCAAACCTGAGGACCAAGTGTAGCACATTAGAAGAACGCTGTGTAAGCATATCTAAAGAACTTGATCATGTCCGACATGAATGCACTGATTGGAGGGTGAAGTATGAACAATCTGTTTCTCAGCACAAGGCTGAACAAGATAGATTTGTCGCTCAGTTGGCATCTCTTAAGTCTAGACATAGCTCTGCAGAAGGAAAGTTGGGAGCAGCTCAGGAACAAGCAGCCTCTGCTCAAGATGAGGCTGCAGAATGGAAGAAGAGATACGAAATGGCTACTCTGCAGGCTAAAACTGCATTGGAGAGACTCGCATCAGTGCAAGAACAAATTAACAAAATTGCACAAGAAAGGGAAAGTGCTATAAGGGAAGAATTTGCCTCACATTTGGAGGAAAAG GAAGAGGAAATAAGGAAATtagttgcaaagattagagaagaggagagtgaaGAAAGTGTATTGACTGAGCGGTTGCTG GTTGCAGAATCAAAAACACATGGCCATAACAAGGAAACTGCAGGCTTGAAGGATGAAATCAAAGAACTAACAAGCAAGTTGGAGTTTCTGAGAGACAGAGCAGTATCATATGAAAAACAAGCTAGAATGCTTGAACAAGAAAAAAACCATCTTCAAGAGAAGTTCTTATCTGAATGTAAGAAATATGATGAGGCAGAACAAAGATACAAGTCTGCAGAAAGGGATGTGAAAAAGGCTACTGAGTTGGCTGATGCAGCTCGAACAGAGGCTATTGCATCCCAGAAAGGGAAGGATGAGGCACAGCGGTTATCGATGGAAAAGGTAGCAGTTATAGAGAGAGTTCAAAGGCAGGTAGACAGACTGGAGCAGGAAAAAGTTAATCTATTGGGCGAAGTTCAGAGAATGCGTAATTCTGAATCTGATGCCTGGTCCAAGGTTACCTTGCTTGAGAGTAGGGTTGCTGAGAGGGAGAAAGAAATGGATGATTTACTGAGCTGTAGCAACGAACAAAGGTCCAGCACCCTTCATGTCCTTGAGAGTCTGTTGGCAACGGAACGTGCAGCTAGAGCTGAAGCCAATAAGCGTGCAGAGGCCTTATCTATACAACTACAATCCGCCCAAGGTAAACTTGATATACTCCATCAGGAGCTGACATCGATTCGTCTTGTTGAGACTGCACTTGATAGCAAGCTCCGGACCATTACCTATGGCAAAAGATTTAGAGATAATGAAGTACGGCTGGATTCTATCCAAGATATGGACATTGATCCTCCAGAGAGGAGCACAAAAAGAACTAAAAGCAACACTACCCCATTGAAGCCTGTCCAAACTGAGGATGGTGGTTCTGTTCATATGAGAGAAGACAGTGTTACAGTTAGCACGGATGTAAAAGATGGCAATCCAGATGGTTACAAAAAGTTCACCATAGCTAAactgaaagaagagctaactaAGCATGGATTTGCAGCGCAGTTGCTAGAGCTCAAGAATCCAAACAAGAAAGATATACTTGCACTTTATATGAAGCATGTTTTGTGCGAGTAA
- the LOC8081657 gene encoding myosin-7 isoform X2, translated as MMQMLGLRGSSKDRGRGGDPSPSSSSAAAGGTGTPRSPFAAEAGGEGGGGRPLRLVYCDERGLFRMDPEAVAALQLVKGPVGVVSVCGRARQGKSFILNQLLGRSSGFQVASTHRPCTKGLWMWSAPIKRTALDGTEYSLLLLDSEGIDAYDQTGTYSIQIFSLAVLLSSMFIYNQMGGIDEAALDRLSLVTEMTKHIRVRANGGRSTASELGQFSPIFIWLLRDFYLDLVENGRKITPRDYLEIALRPLEGRGKDISSKNEIRESIRALFPDRECFTLVRPLNSENELQRLDQIPLEKLRHEFQAGLDELTRFIFERTRPKQVAGTIMTGPVLAGVAQSFLDAINNGAVPTISSSWQSVEEAECRRAYDCAAEVYMSSFSHSKLAEEDALRDAHEAALRKALDAYNTTAVGTGTSRTHYEKVLNNFCRKAFQDYKKNAFLEADKQCSNAIHYMEKKIRAACTAPSVKVSAVIQVLEIALAEYEASCTGPAKWRMLASFLRQCLEGPILDLCLKLINETESERTSFTLRCRSNEDQLELLKKQLEANEAHKSEYLKRYEASISEKQRATADLSGNLANLRTKCSTLEERCVSISKELDHVRHECTDWRVKYEQSVSQHKAEQDRFVAQLASLKSRHSSAEGKLGAAQEQAASAQDEAAEWKKRYEMATLQAKTALERLASVQEQINKIAQERESAIREEFASHLEEKEEEIRKLVAKIREEESEESVLTERLLVAESKTHGHNKETAGLKDEIKELTSKLEFLRDRAVSYEKQARMLEQEKNHLQEKFLSECKKYDEAEQRYKSAERDVKKATELADAARTEAIASQKGKDEAQRLSMEKVAVIERVQRQVDRLEQEKVNLLGEVQRMRNSESDAWSKVTLLESRVAEREKEMDDLLSCSNEQRSSTLHVLESLLATERAARAEANKRAEALSIQLQSAQGKLDILHQELTSIRLVETALDSKLRTITYGKRFRDNEVRLDSIQDMDIDPPERSTKRTKSNTTPLKPVQTEDGGSVHMREDSVTVSTDVKDGNPDGYKKFTIAKLKEELTKHGFAAQLLELKNPNKKDILALYMKHVLCE; from the exons ATGATGCAGATGCTAGGCCTCCGCGGCTCGTCTAAGGACCGTGGCCGCGGGGGCGACCCGTCCCCGTCCTCGTCCTCCGCTGCGGCGGGGGGCACAGGGACCCCGCGCTCGCCTTTCGCGGCGGAGGCGGGCGGCGAGGGCGGGGGCGGCCGGCCGCTGCGGCTGGTGTACTGCGACGAGCGCGGCCTGTTCCGGATGGACCCAGAGGCCGTGGCCGCTCTGCAGCTCGTCAAGGGACCCGTCGGGGTCGTCTCCGTCTGTGGCCGCGCGCGCCAGGGGAAGAGCTTCATCCTTAACCAG CTTCTAGGAAGAAGTAGCGGGTTTCAAGTGGCAAGTACTCATCGTCCCTGCACCAAGGGCCTTTGGATGTGGAGTGCCCCAATAAAGAGAACTGCCCTTGACGGAACTGAATATAGTCTTTTGCTACTTGACAGCGAGGGCATTGATGCCTATGATCAGACG GGCACTTATAGCATTCAGATATTCTCATTGGCAGTCCTACTATCAAGCATGTTCATATATAATCAG ATGGGTGGTATAGATGAGGCAGCCCTTGATCGCCTTTCACTTGTTACTGAAATGACCAAGCATATCCGTGTGAGGGCAAATGGTGGGAGGTCTACTGCATCTGAACTTGGGCAGTTTTCACCTATTTTTATCTGGCTACTGAGG GATTTCTATCTAGATTTAGTGGAGAATGGTAGAAAGATAACTCCACGAGATTACCTGGAAATTGCACTGAGGCCTCTTGAAGGCAGAGGAAAAGACATATCTTCAAAGAATGAG ATCCGTGAGTCCATACGTGCCCTTTTCCCCGATAGAGAATGTTTCACACTGGTGCGCCCATTGAACAGTGAAAATGAACTTCAACGTCTTGATCAAATCCCT CTTGAGAAATTGCGCCATGAATTTCAAGCTGGACTGGACGAATTAACAAGGTTTATTTTTGAGAGGACAAGGCCTAAGCAAGTTGCTGGTACAATCATGACAGGACCAGTACTAGCTGGTGTTGCACAGTCCTTCCTGGATGCAATAAACAATGGAGCTGTGCCTACCATTTCGTCCTCTTGGCAG AGTGTAGAAGAAGCAGAATGCCGGAGAGCATATGATTGTGCTGCTGAGGTTTACATGTCATCTTTCAGCCACAGCAAATTAGCTGAAGAA GATGCTTTAAGGGATGCACACGAAGCTGCTTTAAGAAAGGCACTTGATGCATACAATACTACTGCTGTTGGAACTGGTACTTCACGTACCCATTATGAGAAAGTTCTTAACAATTTCTGCAGAAAGGCATTCCAG GATTATAAAAAGAATGCTTTCTTAGAGGCTGACAAGCAGTGCTCAAATGCAATACACTACATGGAGAAGAAGATCCGAGCAGCATGCACTGCTCCCAGTGTCAAAGTTTCTGCTGTGATTCAG GTCCTGGAAATTGCACTTGCTGAATATGAAGCATCTTGTACTGGCCCAGCCAAATGGAGAATGCTTGCTTCCTTTCTAAGACAGTG TTTGGAAGGGCCTATATTGGACCTCTGCTTGAAGTTAATAAATGAAACAGAATCAGAGAGGACTTCCTTTACTTTAAGATGTCGGTCAAATGAAGACCAACTAGAACTTCTAAAGAAGCAACTTGAGGCCAATGAGGCACACAAATCTGAATATCTAAAGCGCTACGAAGCTTCTATAAGTGAAAAACAGAGAGCCACTGCTGATCTTAGTGGTAATCTTGCAAACCTGAGGACCAAGTGTAGCACATTAGAAGAACGCTGTGTAAGCATATCTAAAGAACTTGATCATGTCCGACATGAATGCACTGATTGGAGGGTGAAGTATGAACAATCTGTTTCTCAGCACAAGGCTGAACAAGATAGATTTGTCGCTCAGTTGGCATCTCTTAAGTCTAGACATAGCTCTGCAGAAGGAAAGTTGGGAGCAGCTCAGGAACAAGCAGCCTCTGCTCAAGATGAGGCTGCAGAATGGAAGAAGAGATACGAAATGGCTACTCTGCAGGCTAAAACTGCATTGGAGAGACTCGCATCAGTGCAAGAACAAATTAACAAAATTGCACAAGAAAGGGAAAGTGCTATAAGGGAAGAATTTGCCTCACATTTGGAGGAAAAG GAAGAGGAAATAAGGAAATtagttgcaaagattagagaagaggagagtgaaGAAAGTGTATTGACTGAGCGGTTGCTG GTTGCAGAATCAAAAACACATGGCCATAACAAGGAAACTGCAGGCTTGAAGGATGAAATCAAAGAACTAACAAGCAAGTTGGAGTTTCTGAGAGACAGAGCAGTATCATATGAAAAACAAGCTAGAATGCTTGAACAAGAAAAAAACCATCTTCAAGAGAAGTTCTTATCTGAATGTAAGAAATATGATGAGGCAGAACAAAGATACAAGTCTGCAGAAAGGGATGTGAAAAAGGCTACTGAGTTGGCTGATGCAGCTCGAACAGAGGCTATTGCATCCCAGAAAGGGAAGGATGAGGCACAGCGGTTATCGATGGAAAAGGTAGCAGTTATAGAGAGAGTTCAAAGGCAGGTAGACAGACTGGAGCAGGAAAAAGTTAATCTATTGGGCGAAGTTCAGAGAATGCGTAATTCTGAATCTGATGCCTGGTCCAAGGTTACCTTGCTTGAGAGTAGGGTTGCTGAGAGGGAGAAAGAAATGGATGATTTACTGAGCTGTAGCAACGAACAAAGGTCCAGCACCCTTCATGTCCTTGAGAGTCTGTTGGCAACGGAACGTGCAGCTAGAGCTGAAGCCAATAAGCGTGCAGAGGCCTTATCTATACAACTACAATCCGCCCAAGGTAAACTTGATATACTCCATCAGGAGCTGACATCGATTCGTCTTGTTGAGACTGCACTTGATAGCAAGCTCCGGACCATTACCTATGGCAAAAGATTTAGAGATAATGAAGTACGGCTGGATTCTATCCAAGATATGGACATTGATCCTCCAGAGAGGAGCACAAAAAGAACTAAAAGCAACACTACCCCATTGAAGCCTGTCCAAACTGAGGATGGTGGTTCTGTTCATATGAGAGAAGACAGTGTTACAGTTAGCACGGATGTAAAAGATGGCAATCCAGATGGTTACAAAAAGTTCACCATAGCTAAactgaaagaagagctaactaAGCATGGATTTGCAGCGCAGTTGCTAGAGCTCAAGAATCCAAACAAGAAAGATATACTTGCACTTTATATGAAGCATGTTTTGTGCGAGTAA